The sequence below is a genomic window from Chelonoidis abingdonii isolate Lonesome George chromosome 6, CheloAbing_2.0, whole genome shotgun sequence.
ATAGTTCCAAGTAGATAAAGAATCTGTATCAGACACTAAAAGTTTAGATCAGATTTTACCATCTGCTGTTCTAAGTAAGAGTTATTAAGCATGTGGTGCTTTTACAGTAGGTTACTCAATATTTTAAGGCTGCTACCTTTTTCTGGAAACATAACTCATGTACAAATATATAGGTGGGCTGATATTTCAACTGCTTTCTTTAGGAAGTTCTTAAGTTCACTTGATTTCTTAAGGATGAAGTTTAATCTCTAAAGACACATTATGTCCTTAGGCAGGCACAAGCAACTCCCATctataaatcaatatattttgtattattcATGGAAAGAAGACATTTTAATGCATCtaattttgctttgctttcattCAACTGCATCTTTTATTACTAATGGTAGTTAATGCCAACACCCATTAAATCTGCAAGGTCCTAGAAAGACTACTATGTTCTTACCACTTTCTAGCCCTATACACATCCCATGGCATGCAATAAGGCTAATAAATAAATGACTGGGGAATAACTTTTTCTTGTAATGTCTATATGGAgttttcaaagcaaagtttaaGCTAATGCCTTTTTAAATGTACTACAAGTGGTATAATATGTTACCAAAGAGCATCCAGAGTTTTGGTTGCTTTCTAAATAGCTcaagagtttgttttgtttttttttttaagttgcttttCGGATAAGTATTTCTAAGTTGCTAAGAATTTTAGTAAGTAGCTTCTGTGACCTTATGGTGAATATTAGACCAATTTAGATACACAGTGTTTTAGCAGAAAAAAGTTTGCTTAAATTGTAAGTAACATAGTTTcacaaaaaaaattctctctctctctctctctctctctaggtaccTTAGCAGCCAGCACACCTTATTAGTCTTTTGCATTACCAAACTTTAAAAACTTTAGCAATTGCACAATGTTTACTGTACCAATTCCACAATCTTTGATAAGCAGATGCCACATACATTTTCTTCTATAATCAGAGCTCTAGATAAATCTCCATCTCCACAATGCAGACCTTGTTACAACATCCTAACCCGTGCAAATAAGTGAATTACAAATTTAATTTGCAACTGTCATAAAATTAAGCCACATCCAGTACACCTGCAGCCACCAGTTGCCTTGAAAGCCAGTCCAATCCTTCATATAGTCCCATGCCACTTTGAGCATCACAGCCCTGAATATACCAGCTACGGCCGCAGCAGAGTTTATGGAGACTCAGCATTTCTGTGATTTCTTCTACTGAAAGAGCCCCTGCTACATCCTGCAAGAGAGCCAGGCATTACTTTAAATGCACATGGTAAATTTTCTAGAGATTTCACTTTCACCGAAAAGAATATAGATTATTTAGAACTGCTAGAAAATCTCCCACATCTCAAAAACTGCAAACCAAATGAATAATCTTAAGGCTGGACAGAAGGTTTTACTGACCTTGTCACCCACGCAGAAATAACTGTTGGATTCTTTAAATCAGTGACTAGTCTTTTCTTATAATATTGTCACTAAACATTAAGGAAAAACTTCTACATTttattccttccccatccccacttttTAATTATGGCAGGCAGTTCACAAAGTTTGTgttaattacagttttaaaaagaaacaagaggTAGAAAAAAATTCACCAATACCTGCTTATTGGCAAAGATCAACAGCAGGGCATCCCGCAATTCTTTCTCTGTTAATAACTTTGCAAGTTCACTGTGTGCTTCACTAACTCTGTCTCTGTGACTGCTATCGACAACAAATACCActgctatgaaaaaaaaatagcaaaacatGTTATACACACACTCTCAAAGGCACTCAGACATAATACCCAAATGCACTGACTCCTCAGCTCCACAATCTCTTCTTTATTTCCAACATAGAACAACCTACAATGCACAGATTGTGAGTCTCAGAATTGCACATTAACTCAAACCTCAGCATTATTAAGATATTGTACAGATAGACATACTTATTTGGGAAAAAAGTCTCCCCAAAAGCCAGCatcttagaccttgtctacataAGGAAGTTGCAATGGTTTaacttaaatctgtttttaaatccatttagttAAACTAACGCAAAGCCCTGTGTGGACATTTCTTCAGTTTAACTTAAAGCAATTCCTAATCAATTTACACTAAATcaaaataagtgtccacacagCTTTTGCACCAGTATAACTAAATCGgtttaaaatcacatctttaGCTAAACCAGTGCAATTTTCTCATCTAGACAAGCCTTAAGTTAAGGTTATGTATACTTGTAGGAGGATTTTACATGCCAAAGAGGCTGTAAGATGGCATGAATGAAGGGGTGGCATAGAGTCATTTATTATTAGGAACTCATGGGTGTTGTAGACTATGGAAAATTAATGAGCTAAGGAGGCAGAACTGGAGAACAATAATTGTCTGTATAATTTTCAGTGCTTCTCAGATTTTACAgtggaaaaataaaacagttataGCAAAGAAGCAAATTAACTGTTGGTATTTTCAATTCTCACCCTAATCCTGCCCCTCTTCTTCTCTCATAGGAGAAAAGATCCTATTGCTGGTGATCTCTACCGtctgtaaatgatttttttattttatttttttttaaaaagaagagtgaTTTAAAATATGTCACAGAATTCTGCAAAGGCAGCTTTGAAGAAAGCACCTAGAAAACTGAAGTTTGTTGTCCTTGAAAGAGTCTGTGTGTTTAGGAAAGATTTCATGAAATATTTAATTCAGAAATCTGAACCCCAcattaaatggaaaacaaattaaaCTATAGACATTAGGACATTGCCATAATTTAGTGCCCAAAAGCATAGTAGGCACTTTCATGCCAGTAACATTCAGAAGAATGTTTTACCATGTGGACAGCAAACCTGTTCTGATAGACTTGTTTTTATCCATATGAATGTAACTATGATTGGATATGGTGCTGCAGTACTGGGTCAGAAGTTACAATACTTTGTAGAGCTGagtattttcatttcaaatgctATCGAATGTTTACACATGTAAAGTGCTACTTATCACCATGTAAACTTCTGGAATGCTACATCTTTGTCCACTGTCAGTTAGAACCAATTTAACAGAGGTTCTAATTTCTGTTATGGCTCCATGAACTATGGAGCTGATGAATTTACAAAGAATGCAACTTTTCCCAGCAGACATCAAGTTCTACTGGTCCAAAATATTTTCTTAGGCCATGAATCTAGCACCCATACTTCACCATACACATAATTACATATTTTATGTCAATTTTCTATGATTAAATGATTTCTAGTCATATTCTTTTGGCACTAATAAATGCACAAactacaaaaccaaacaaacagtctGAATGTTTTAGCAATCCTACCTTGTGTATTGAGGTAATAATGCTTCCACAAAGGCCTCAATTTGTGCttccctcctacatcccaaataGTAAACTTCAGATTTTTATATTCTACAGTTTCAACATTAAAACCTAAAAGAGAAAAGTTCACTTTTTATACTCTTATTCCTAACAATGAATCAGTCAAACTTTTAAATCATTCAGTTACATACCTATTGTTGGAATAGGTTGCATAAACTCATCCTGCTTTAACTTAAACAAAATAGTTGTTTTGCCAGCTCCGTCTAATCCTAGGGTCACAACTCGAATCTCCATTTTTGGTCCAATATGTACTCTGTTGTCCTggtgaaaaaatatatacaaacacTGAAAACAAGCTAAAAGTTCCATCTTCACTGTCTTTGTAGGAAACTCCAGGATCTCTGTGGCATGCAACATGTCTCACTATTTGTAAAGTAAAAAGAACGAgaagtacttttggcaccttagagactaatttataaattaatagattttaaatccAGAATGAACCATAATactcatttagtctgacctgctgcctACGCtacagcagggccacccagaggattcaggggctctggggcaaagcaatttcggggggcccttccataagaaaatgttgcaatactatagaatactatattctcatgggggcccctgcggggtctgaggcctggggcaaattgcgcCACTTGTGCCCCCtacccccgggcagccctgcgcTACAGAACCCCACTCAGTAAATTATAGAGGAACCTATGGAAAGAGGAATGTGCCTTAAACAGAAAGGTTTCTGGAGCTGTAAGAAACCCTCACAACGCCAACAATGTGGTTCTTATACAGATAGGGGAACTAATTCCAAAACCTGCCTTTTGGAGTTAATGGTAACTAGGAAGGCCAGTCTCAGACTTATGTAATCTGTCATTCTGATTAATGTTGGCATCTGATGATACCAAGATGAAAAGTCTGATGTAGCTCTCTGCAGAATGCCATAAGTCCCTGATCTCTCATTTCTATGGTGCTTGATTGTACAGGAATCCATTGTAGAAATGTTAATGTAGCAGATATCCATCAGTACTTGGTAACtattattatatttgtattatggtagcatctagatAACAGGGCTCCCCTGTGCTGAGCTCTGTAGAAAGAGGCAGTTCCTTCCTTAAAGTTTCTGTTTCCACTGACACCACAAACATAAATTTGATATCAAGGAATGAAATTTCCCAGTTGAGTTCTGTCTGTATACCAAAATATAACTGGTCTGGATTAAAAAGTccttttttcaaatatatctagTCTTTTCTGCAGGTGCAGTGTGAGTTCCTTGGCCATCTAGCAAGTCCATCATGGCTTCTAGGGCAGTGGAAAACTAGGAGGACTTCAACTTTCCCTGTCCCTCTTTCCTGTACCCTTTACCTTCACTGTCTTGAAAGGTAGCATATTCTTCTTTGCTCAGGACATTATTTCCATTGCCATGGAGAAGCTCCGACATCTGGTTGCTCTCACTTTTGAAAGGGATAAAAACACTcttgtcttaggcctggtctacactacgtgtttaaaccgattttagcagtgttaaaccgatttaacgctgtacccgtccacacaacgggccctttatattgatataaagggctcttaaattggtttctgtactcctccccgacgagaggagtagcactgaaatcgattACCTATCGGATTAGGGTTCAGTGTGGCCGaggcaaatcgacggtattggcctccgggcggtatcccacagtgcacccattgtgactgctctggacagcaatccgaactcggatgcactggccaggtaaacaggaaagcccgcataacttttcagtttcatttctgtttgccagcatggagctctgatcagcatggtgcgatgcagtcccaaatccaaaaagcgCTCCAAGATGGGCCGCCGTATGgcagatactggatctgatcgatgtatggggagacaaatctgttctatcacagctccgttacagaagacgaaatgaaaaagcatttgaaaaatctccaggctatgatagacaggcccaaagcacagtgctgtgtaacaagcgtaacggaagccaaagaatcaaatggacactcatggatggaggagagggggtactgaggactccagctatcccacagtccccgcagtctctgaaaagcgtTTGCATTCTCAGCTGAGcgcccaatgcctgtagggtcaaacacattgtccggggtggttcgaGGTATATCTCGTCAtttacctcctcctcccccccataaaagaaaagggaaaaaattgtttcttgacttttttatatgtcaccctatgtctactgcatgctgctggggCAACGGTAACAACAGcaagcctctcccctcccctccctggtggcagacggtacaaatatgactgctatccatcatcatgcatcatcagcccgtgagtgctcctggctgacctcaggtgaggtcagccggggcgcctgggtaaaaataggaatgactcccggtcattcccggtagatggtacagaatggctggtaaccgtcctcatcatagcaactgggggcctGAGttttccatcagccccctccctttcatgtctaaagaaaagattctgtactgcctggactatcatagcagctggatgctgggctcctctcctcccacaccaTTTAATGTCCAACttggactatcacagcagctggaggctgcctccccctcattttattcactaaaaagtcagtgtttctttattcctgcattctttattacttcatcacacaaatgggggacactgccacggtagccagaaaggttgggggagaagggaataaCAGGtcgggttgttgcaggggcaccccccgtgaatggcatgcagctcatcatttctgcaggatctgacacggagttggctgtgctctctggttctctgatacactgattctctagtacacttgccccatattctaggcaggactgactatttttagataaaccataaaggagggattgactcggggagtcattcccattttgtctttgcgcccctccGGCCAACCTCAGCAGCTAAGGCTAGCCAGTGAGCACTCCATttacagcagcagatggtacagaatgactgataaccgtctctgctaccttgcaatggcaaatgaatgctgctttgtagcactgcagtaccgcctctgtcagtggcatccagtacacatacggtgacagtgacaaaaaaggcaaaacgggctccatgcttgccatgctatggcggtctgccagggcaatccagggaaaaagggtgcgaaatgattgtctgctgttgctttcacgcaggaaggaatgagtgacgacatttacccagaatcacccgcgacactgtttttccaccatcatgcattgggatctcaacccagaattccaatgggaggaggagactgcgggaactatgggatagctacccacagtgcaacgctccggaaatcgacgctagccttggtacatggacgtacactgccgaattaatgtgcttagtgtggctgcatgcactcgactttacacaatctgttttacaaaaccggtttatgtaaaatcggaataatcctgtagtgtagacataccctaaatcacAGACCAACCTCTAACAGAAGGTAGCAGGAGACTTCCCTTTGGAACACCATAATTGCCTCCTATGTACTTACTTGTACCCTCTTCTGAGAAGCAGAAGGTATTGGTTGCTGTCACAGACAGCGTATTGGACTAGATGGGCCTCTGGTCCTATCCCATACAACCATGTTTGTGGggtgctttttggttttttttgtttaactttagATACACCACTGATAGGGGTGTCGAAGTGAACTAAAAGGACGTATACTCTGAAATTCTGTCCTCCAAATATGCTTCCCCATCTTGCAAAGATTGCTTCCACAGTGAGTATATACAAGGTCTAGAGTAAAAACTGGGTTGCTACAGAGCTATCTACATAGCAAACATATTATAAATTCAAATTGACATAGAAACACCACTCAAACTGACTGTTTTTTCCCATCTATTTCAACAGAGAGTATCTTGTGTCATAGTGCAAGATGGCAGCCTCCGTATTCTGAAATCACAGGTAGTCACAGCTAGAAAAATTGTTAAAAGGCGTATTTGTACAACAAATGCATTTGCAGCATCTATGAAAAGTCTGGTGATAAATCATTGCAATTCTCCATTAATACGCATTTTGAATTTCAGAAAGAAGACAATTCTATTTTCAACAGAATCTTGACATATGAAAAGGGTTTTGAAGACTATACCTTTGTAAAAGTGACAGGAATGCTAGCATCAAGCTGTATATGATCTGCAAGTTCTgtaaattgctgctgctgtttttgtaATGTTTCTAGTAGCCTTGTAATCTCCTGTTTAGCCAACACTACTCTGCAGTCATCCtaaaacagacaaaaggcagAAGCACTCTTTCTACTAGTAAAtcatttaatggaaaaaaaagggGCAGATAATTATATATGACAataaaactattttctttttatttcaaataatcgAATAGAACAaaatttatatttacaaaaaatgCATTTAACAAATTATGATACATTTTCCACTTTTATACTGCAAATATAATCCTAATAGAGCTCAAAGAgctttgcaaaacaaaaacaaaaacaaaaaaaaaccaaagagaaaacacctttctctctctcacccctaaTCCCCAGTGATGTGAAGGAACAATATCTAATACCATTCACAGAAATTTAGCATCCTCAGACTTGGAATATGGCAACTGGTTAACAGCATACAGCAACACTATAACACTGTGAACAACTGTACCCAGGTGTTGAAACCGGGAAATTTAGTTAAGCAGAATGTCAGTATTTAAGGTGAAATCTGACCAGTGTTAGTTCCCAATAGCTTAAAAGAgataaaagcaatttaaaatcatgtttaaaaaataaaaagctgtctTACAATAATAGCCTATTAAATAgataaaactgaaagaattttaaaaataaagtttacttTTTACTAAAtatgtttatttactttttgctCTTTACTCATcttggacaatgaaaacagaCTGGTCAGTTTTATCTTTAGAATGGTAACTTCCTTCTCATACTTAGCACAATGCTGCGAAGTTTGGGTTCCAAACCTTCCAGAGAACCACTTAATTCCAAGCAAACATTATTCTACCTTGACTTTATTTCCAATAAAGTATTCATTTTAGTAACAACAATTGTAAAACCTTTCCCCAATAAATCTCTATTTTTAGCCTGAGCTACACATCTGTGTCTCCATATTCACATCACGAATAATTGCTATAACGTTTTCAATCTCACTTTATAGTAGCATGTTTCTAACATgataaagaaaatttaaaagcaCAGCATTGTCCAATTTAGCAGTTTATAACCTATATTTCATTTACGGACCCAACTATGCACTTGCTCCATGTTACAGCTCACTTAATCACCTACCTGCTGTAAAGTCTTTTCACAGTGAAGACAAGCAGTTGACACCTGTGACAACAGGATAGTCATGTCTTCTTGCTGTTGTCTGAGCCAAATCAATTTCTCCCGCACATGTGCGTCAACCACACTAAGTGCCATTTCTTCCTGGCGACAAAGGGTTTCATGAAGATCAGAAAAATAGGCTCGGACGCATGAACGGGCATTTTCTGCAGTACCTGGGGCCTACAGTGTAAAGTCATAaaatcaaagagaaaattaacaaTCAAAAATCATTTTATCCAAATAGTATAATACTTAGTGCTGTGTTACATTCCAAATTCTAACTTCTAGATGAGTTTGACCAGCAGATTCAGCTCTCAACAGGCACAGTTCTGGTGAGGGTTGTATATCTGCTCCCAGCACTAAGGCCTTTGCATAGGTTATTCcaataaacaattattttttacaCGTATACAGTGTATGAAAATAAATACTATCAGGGAGAAATAACTTGAAAAGAATACAACAGCATATGA
It includes:
- the TRIM23 gene encoding E3 ubiquitin-protein ligase TRIM23, producing the protein IKFSISKIGDSGVWGLKKNFALLELLERLQNGPAGQYGTTEEAIGQSGESIIRCDEDEAHVASVYCTVCATHLCAECSQLTHSTKTLAKHRRVPLAEKPHEKTMCCQHQVHAIEFVCLEEDCQTSPLMCCVCKEYGKHQGHKHSVLEPEANQIRASILDMAHCIRTFTEEISDYSRKLVGIVQQIEGGEQIVEDGVGMAHTEHAPGTAENARSCVRAYFSDLHETLCRQEEMALSVVDAHVREKLIWLRQQQEDMTILLSQVSTACLHCEKTLQQDDCRVVLAKQEITRLLETLQKQQQQFTELADHIQLDASIPVTFTKDNRVHIGPKMEIRVVTLGLDGAGKTTILFKLKQDEFMQPIPTIGFNVETVEYKNLKFTIWDVGGKHKLRPLWKHYYLNTQAVVFVVDSSHRDRVSEAHSELAKLLTEKELRDALLLIFANKQDVAGALSVEEITEMLSLHKLCCGRSWYIQGCDAQSGMGLYEGLDWLSRQLVAAGVLDVA